One window from the genome of Bacteroidales bacterium encodes:
- the eno gene encoding phosphopyruvate hydratase translates to MGQIIKIVGRQVLDSRGNPTVEVDVYTSSGSTGRAIVPSGASTGVHEAVELRDNDKGRYMGKGVLQAVNNVNTVLNDELTGMYVTDQNAIDARMLELDGTPNKGNLGANAILGVSLAVARAAAQVTGQELYRYVGGVNANTLPIPMMNILNGGSHADNSIDFQEFMIMPVGAANFSEALRMGAEVFHHLKSVLKAGGYSTNVGDEGGFAPNLKSNEEAVTVILQAIEKAGYKPGEDIYLALDPASSEYYLTDEKVYHFKKSNGDKLTPAQMVDYWKNWTSKYPIISIEDGMAEDDWDGWKLLTDTIGDKVQLVGDDLFVTNTKRLAMGIEKKVANSILVKVNQIGSLTETIDAVNMAYRSSYTAIMSHRSGESEDTTIADLAVALNTGLIKTGSASRSDRIAKYNQLLRIEEGLGNDARYWGKDYKYAR, encoded by the coding sequence ATGGGACAAATCATTAAAATAGTAGGTCGTCAGGTACTTGACTCACGTGGCAATCCTACAGTAGAAGTGGATGTTTACACTTCAAGCGGAAGTACAGGCCGTGCTATCGTTCCTTCCGGAGCATCAACCGGTGTTCATGAGGCTGTTGAATTACGTGATAACGACAAAGGCCGTTATATGGGTAAAGGAGTTTTACAGGCCGTGAATAATGTCAATACCGTTTTGAACGATGAATTGACGGGTATGTATGTAACCGACCAGAATGCTATTGATGCCCGTATGCTCGAGTTGGACGGAACACCGAACAAAGGTAACCTGGGTGCTAATGCGATTTTAGGTGTTTCCCTGGCAGTAGCAAGAGCAGCAGCACAGGTAACAGGACAGGAATTATACCGTTATGTCGGAGGAGTGAATGCCAATACACTTCCTATTCCCATGATGAACATCCTTAACGGAGGTTCGCATGCTGATAACAGCATCGATTTCCAGGAATTCATGATCATGCCTGTAGGTGCTGCTAATTTTTCCGAAGCTTTGCGTATGGGAGCTGAAGTTTTCCATCACCTGAAGTCGGTATTGAAAGCAGGAGGATATTCAACCAATGTAGGTGATGAAGGCGGTTTTGCTCCTAACCTGAAATCAAACGAAGAAGCGGTTACTGTTATTCTTCAGGCTATTGAAAAAGCCGGTTATAAACCGGGTGAAGATATTTATCTGGCGCTTGATCCCGCCTCATCTGAATATTATCTGACAGATGAAAAAGTATACCATTTCAAAAAATCCAACGGAGATAAATTAACTCCTGCGCAAATGGTAGACTACTGGAAAAACTGGACCAGCAAATACCCCATCATTTCTATCGAAGACGGGATGGCTGAAGATGATTGGGATGGTTGGAAATTATTGACCGATACCATTGGAGATAAAGTTCAGCTGGTGGGTGATGATTTGTTTGTAACCAATACAAAACGTCTGGCTATGGGAATTGAAAAGAAAGTGGCCAATTCCATCCTTGTAAAAGTAAACCAGATCGGTTCTCTTACCGAAACCATCGATGCTGTAAATATGGCTTACCGTTCATCATATACAGCCATTATGAGCCATCGTTCAGGTGAGTCGGAAGATACGACCATTGCAGATTTAGCAGTAGCATTGAACACCGGACTGATCAAGACCGGATCTGCTTCACGTTCCGATCGGATCGCTAAATATAACCAACTGCTTCGTATTGAAGAAGGTTTGGGTAATGATGCCCGTTATTGGGGTAAAGACTATAAATATGCCCGGTAA
- a CDS encoding DUF1266 domain-containing protein: MSKLIFELEGTPVKKNVFKKYRSYVAVFDDSIHIELNGDKDTIPLKDIFNAYIKEPFSENVPCRTTMIEFAEEGEDNWYELEDDVFEGLSAKFEKLFKNEWSVVRKKKDELPLRVRWFNATCVVLRVSAEQDPELFGGYYPNSDSYEDTKEILYESWGLNNEHDFKEMLASLYNGRAAKEYESDKEKFDNELFTHIQQTCGDKGIWAWDLCRLILLCGYGYLCNYISYEEALEWCSKAGKKMQSIYTSWDDMMTSYLLGYCYWSGERIDDPTTEVYARANIYQFLRKQYDGPFSIDWHTEL, encoded by the coding sequence ATGAGTAAACTTATTTTCGAACTTGAGGGGACGCCCGTAAAGAAAAACGTATTTAAGAAATACCGTAGTTATGTGGCGGTATTTGATGATTCGATCCACATTGAGTTGAACGGAGATAAAGATACCATCCCGTTGAAAGATATTTTTAATGCTTATATCAAAGAGCCTTTTTCGGAAAATGTACCTTGCCGCACGACGATGATCGAGTTCGCGGAAGAGGGTGAGGATAACTGGTATGAGCTGGAAGATGATGTTTTTGAAGGGTTATCGGCAAAATTTGAGAAGTTGTTCAAAAACGAATGGAGTGTAGTACGTAAAAAGAAGGACGAACTGCCCCTTAGAGTCAGGTGGTTCAATGCTACATGTGTTGTTTTAAGAGTATCTGCGGAGCAAGACCCAGAACTTTTTGGCGGCTATTACCCCAACTCCGATTCCTACGAAGATACAAAAGAGATCCTGTACGAAAGTTGGGGGCTTAATAATGAACACGACTTTAAGGAAATGCTGGCGAGCCTGTATAACGGCCGGGCTGCCAAAGAATATGAATCAGATAAGGAAAAATTTGACAATGAGCTATTTACTCATATCCAGCAGACTTGCGGTGATAAAGGTATCTGGGCCTGGGATTTATGCCGGCTCATACTTTTATGTGGATATGGTTACCTATGTAATTATATCTCTTATGAGGAAGCTTTAGAATGGTGCTCCAAAGCAGGTAAAAAAATGCAGTCGATATACACTAGCTGGGATGATATGATGACTAGCTATCTACTGGGTTATTGCTACTGGTCGGGCGAAAGAATCGACGATCCGACCACTGAAGTCTATGCTCGTGCAAATATCTATCAGTTCCTTCGCAAACAATATGATGGACCTTTCAGCATCGATTGGCATACTGAACTGTAA
- a CDS encoding glutamine amidotransferase — MKKEVIFVLLNRFADWEAAHTAVCLNTGVKPGRPVKYIAKTLSLSKEPIVSIGGFRILPDYDIYTLPEDYAGLVLVGGDNNWFSPEAESLVPLVEKMIRENKLVAGICNASVFLGKHGFLNHVKHTSNMLEYLKNTAGEKYTGDAHYIGKKAVRDGNIVTANGTAQLEFCREILYVLNADEPEIIEESYLFYKNGFLLNGE; from the coding sequence ATGAAAAAAGAAGTCATTTTTGTATTGTTAAACCGTTTTGCCGATTGGGAAGCTGCACATACCGCCGTTTGCTTAAATACAGGTGTAAAACCCGGAAGACCGGTTAAATACATCGCAAAAACCCTCTCACTCTCCAAAGAACCCATAGTTTCTATCGGTGGATTTAGGATTTTACCGGATTACGACATCTATACTTTGCCCGAAGATTACGCCGGATTGGTGCTAGTGGGCGGAGATAACAACTGGTTCTCGCCCGAAGCGGAATCCTTAGTTCCTTTAGTGGAAAAAATGATTCGGGAAAATAAGTTGGTTGCCGGAATTTGCAATGCTTCGGTTTTTCTCGGTAAACACGGATTTCTCAATCATGTAAAGCACACGAGCAATATGCTCGAATATTTGAAAAATACGGCAGGCGAAAAATATACCGGTGATGCGCATTATATCGGAAAAAAAGCCGTCCGCGATGGTAATATCGTTACCGCTAACGGAACTGCTCAGTTGGAATTTTGTCGCGAAATATTATATGTACTGAATGCAGATGAGCCGGAAATAATTGAAGAAAGTTATTTATTTTACAAAAATGGATTCTTATTGAATGGAGAATGA